The proteins below come from a single Candidatus Bathyarchaeota archaeon genomic window:
- a CDS encoding nitroreductase family protein → MELDVCIKGRRSVRAYTDQPVSKEHLDAVLEAGVWAPTGMGRQPWRFIVIENKELIRYISDQTKQAVKKNMPSLAAQYSTDKDIICYNAPMLVLVCVEKDAQWASVDLLDCVLAAQNMFLKAYELDLGTCYMGFINLLSSQPEVLRRMGVPENYTMMVPFITGHPKAKQGSGKRNKPSILKWTK, encoded by the coding sequence ATGGAACTTGATGTCTGTATTAAGGGACGAAGAAGCGTTCGAGCCTACACCGACCAACCCGTTTCCAAGGAGCATCTGGACGCGGTTTTAGAGGCAGGTGTCTGGGCGCCAACCGGCATGGGACGCCAACCCTGGCGCTTCATCGTAATAGAAAACAAAGAGCTAATCAGGTACATATCAGACCAAACTAAGCAGGCAGTTAAAAAGAATATGCCGTCGCTTGCTGCCCAGTACTCAACAGATAAGGATATAATATGTTACAACGCACCCATGCTGGTGCTGGTATGCGTCGAGAAGGATGCCCAGTGGGCAAGCGTGGACCTGCTGGACTGCGTTTTAGCCGCGCAGAACATGTTCCTTAAAGCCTACGAGCTCGATTTGGGCACATGCTACATGGGCTTTATCAACTTACTAAGCAGCCAACCCGAGGTCCTGCGCAGGATGGGTGTTCCAGAAAACTACACGATGATGGTTCCCTTCATCACTGGGCACCCTAAAGCTAAGCAGGGCAGCGGCAAACGAAACAAACCCAGCATCCTGAAATGGACAAAATAA
- a CDS encoding chorismate-binding protein, which translates to MAKCPTCGKEVKNAKKTWKMAGKPDKKGKRTQLTIALYDCCGKTFREVLEKKKI; encoded by the coding sequence ATGGCGAAATGCCCCACATGCGGAAAAGAAGTCAAGAACGCAAAGAAAACTTGGAAGATGGCTGGCAAACCAGACAAGAAAGGAAAACGCACACAATTAACCATTGCATTGTATGATTGCTGCGGCAAAACCTTCCGTGAAGTTTTAGAGAAGAAAAAAATCTAA
- a CDS encoding glycosyltransferase, translating into MLDVGLTGRIELSDFTSIVGEEQIQSVRALGEHLKGKSVTHVNSTAYGGGVAEILHSMVPLMADAGLDVRWEVIRGDLGFFNVTKKIHNGLQGAHLALSHSEMQTYLEGNRRNSEKASLDSDIVMVHDAQPAALIKFYPHRCNQWIWQCHIDLSTPNLAVWDFIEPYIAGYNAAVFTAKQYVISSLAVPKVAIRPPSINPLSEKNRDLTDSEVKAVLDRFDIKADQPIITQVGRFDPWKNPSAAIDVYRQVKSMFPTAQLLLIGGMASDDPEALLYFEKTARHAGEDPDVHLLLTDSRGITDLEVNALQRASQVVLQMSTREGFGLTVAEALWKGVPVVGRKAGGIPLQISDGQNGFLVDSVEQAAERTLYLLRNHGAAKQMGLHGKEWVRKNFLIISHLHDYLRLFDDLLMH; encoded by the coding sequence ATGTTGGATGTTGGGTTAACGGGCAGAATCGAACTATCCGATTTTACCTCAATCGTCGGGGAGGAACAAATCCAGAGTGTACGTGCCCTCGGTGAGCATTTAAAGGGCAAATCAGTGACCCATGTGAACTCAACGGCGTATGGCGGGGGCGTAGCTGAAATCCTCCACAGCATGGTTCCCCTGATGGCGGATGCGGGTTTGGATGTGAGGTGGGAAGTCATCCGGGGTGATCTGGGCTTCTTTAACGTCACCAAAAAAATCCACAACGGATTGCAGGGCGCTCACCTTGCGCTTAGCCATTCGGAAATGCAAACCTACTTGGAGGGCAACAGGCGTAACAGCGAAAAAGCAAGCCTTGACAGCGACATCGTGATGGTGCATGATGCTCAACCTGCCGCGCTCATCAAGTTTTACCCCCACAGATGCAACCAGTGGATTTGGCAGTGCCACATCGACCTCTCCACCCCCAACCTAGCCGTCTGGGACTTCATTGAACCCTACATCGCAGGCTACAACGCCGCCGTCTTCACCGCCAAACAATACGTCATATCCTCGCTAGCCGTGCCCAAAGTAGCAATACGTCCCCCCTCCATTAACCCGCTGAGCGAAAAAAACCGCGACCTCACCGACTCCGAGGTAAAAGCCGTCCTTGACCGCTTCGACATCAAAGCTGACCAGCCCATCATCACGCAGGTGGGCCGCTTTGACCCCTGGAAGAACCCCTCCGCCGCCATAGACGTCTACCGCCAAGTGAAAAGTATGTTTCCGACCGCTCAGCTGCTGCTTATCGGCGGCATGGCATCTGATGACCCCGAAGCGCTGCTTTATTTCGAGAAAACCGCGCGGCACGCCGGCGAAGACCCCGATGTGCACCTGCTGCTGACTGACTCCAGGGGCATAACTGATTTGGAGGTTAACGCTTTGCAGCGGGCTTCCCAGGTGGTGCTGCAGATGTCCACGCGGGAGGGCTTCGGTTTAACGGTGGCTGAGGCACTCTGGAAGGGCGTGCCGGTGGTGGGGCGAAAAGCAGGGGGGATTCCGCTTCAAATCTCCGATGGCCAAAACGGGTTCTTGGTCGATTCGGTGGAGCAGGCAGCGGAGCGGACGCTTTATCTGCTCAGAAACCATGGGGCAGCTAAGCAGATGGGGCTGCATGGTAAGGAGTGGGTGCGCAAGAACTTTCTGATAATCAGCCACCTGCATGACTACCTGCGGCTATTCGATGACTTACTTATGCATTAA
- a CDS encoding DNA polymerase subunit beta — MTVKPQRKQDQKAVAYTQEHWQQLKLLREKARMVMAALQKNHLNCSVHGSVARGDVKAKSDVDVFVWEIQSGFRVESALEASGYAIDRRMLVQATPNYAMKAHIALDEQTTVTFPLMEMRRVEREFYRFGGEATLRLLEADTRVAGVDKRLMLIEPTEAGHVESSIAGREESVARLLGISSATVLDRVHALTRRDEVGRTGVFVKKELAPEDTFELALKRLAEANPAVRRRIKG, encoded by the coding sequence ATGACAGTGAAACCCCAACGGAAACAGGACCAAAAAGCAGTGGCATACACCCAAGAGCATTGGCAACAGCTCAAGCTGCTACGTGAGAAAGCCCGCATGGTTATGGCGGCGCTGCAAAAAAATCACCTGAACTGCTCAGTGCATGGCAGCGTGGCACGCGGCGATGTAAAAGCCAAAAGCGACGTGGATGTTTTCGTCTGGGAAATCCAAAGCGGTTTTAGGGTAGAATCCGCCCTGGAAGCCTCAGGTTACGCCATAGACCGCCGTATGCTGGTGCAGGCAACACCTAACTACGCCATGAAAGCCCACATAGCCCTCGATGAGCAAACCACCGTTACGTTCCCGCTTATGGAGATGCGGCGTGTGGAACGCGAGTTTTATCGTTTCGGAGGAGAAGCCACGCTCCGACTGCTTGAGGCAGATACGCGTGTGGCAGGGGTGGATAAGCGGCTTATGCTTATTGAGCCCACAGAGGCTGGCCACGTTGAAAGCAGCATAGCCGGTAGAGAGGAAAGCGTTGCTAGATTGCTTGGGATTTCATCTGCGACGGTGCTGGATAGAGTTCATGCGTTAACGCGGCGGGATGAGGTGGGCAGAACAGGGGTTTTTGTTAAAAAGGAGCTTGCGCCCGAGGACACTTTTGAGTTGGCGCTAAAAAGGTTGGCTGAGGCAAACCCTGCGGTTCGCCGCCGAATAAAGGGTTAA
- a CDS encoding TIGR00269 family protein, producing MTEVVCSKCHSRIAFFYRQYSGERLCKRCFAQSVEDKVRGTITRYRMLKFNDHLAVAVSGGKDSLALLHIMAKIRKHRPQTTLTAVTVDEGIRGYRDEALEIAADACSKLGVPHHVVSFRLLYGFSLDEIIARSRREGKSELTACAYCGVLRRRAINAGAREVGADKVATGHTLDDEAQTALMNILRGDIMRLAKENPVSGEVHPLFVQKIKPFCEIPERESALYAYVKKIVFQDTPCPYAGEALRNDIRGMLNRMEQKHAGTKFTVFRTMQRLRPAIEETIKKDAYQTCSECGEPSATKLCKTCELLQSIR from the coding sequence ATGACTGAAGTGGTTTGCAGCAAATGCCACAGCCGAATCGCCTTCTTCTATCGGCAATACAGCGGCGAGCGCCTCTGCAAACGCTGCTTTGCCCAATCCGTCGAAGATAAAGTCCGTGGCACCATAACCCGCTACCGCATGCTAAAATTCAACGATCACCTCGCTGTGGCAGTCAGCGGCGGCAAAGACAGCCTTGCCCTGCTCCATATCATGGCGAAAATCAGGAAGCATCGCCCCCAAACCACCCTGACCGCAGTCACCGTTGACGAGGGAATCCGGGGCTACCGCGATGAGGCGTTGGAGATCGCCGCTGATGCCTGCAGTAAGCTTGGTGTGCCTCATCATGTGGTGTCTTTTCGATTGCTCTACGGTTTTAGCCTCGATGAAATCATTGCTCGCAGCCGAAGGGAAGGTAAAAGCGAGTTGACTGCCTGCGCGTATTGTGGGGTTCTGCGGCGTCGTGCCATAAATGCTGGTGCACGGGAGGTAGGTGCAGATAAGGTTGCCACGGGGCATACGCTTGACGATGAAGCCCAAACGGCTCTTATGAATATTCTGCGCGGCGACATCATGCGGCTGGCTAAGGAGAACCCTGTGTCGGGTGAGGTGCATCCGCTGTTTGTGCAGAAAATCAAGCCTTTCTGCGAGATCCCTGAACGGGAATCCGCGCTTTATGCTTACGTCAAGAAAATCGTTTTCCAGGATACCCCTTGCCCCTACGCTGGTGAAGCGTTACGCAACGATATTCGCGGGATGCTTAACCGCATGGAGCAGAAGCATGCTGGAACCAAATTCACGGTTTTCCGCACGATGCAGCGTCTGCGCCCAGCAATAGAGGAAACCATCAAAAAAGATGCATATCAAACCTGCAGTGAATGCGGGGAGCCCTCTGCAACCAAGCTATGCAAGACCTGCGAGCTGCTGCAGAGTATCCGTTAG
- a CDS encoding YkgJ family cysteine cluster protein: protein MQFENVVFPGGVGFRCKGCGRCCREQPADVTGEERQRIEKRGFTDFLDLCDLSEPRLIRSRKQGGCYFLTQANQCKIQGVKPAICHIVPFIVTDWDYTKNQIEVDLPADCDCPGINGTGQLPLEAISRAAQTYVHDTQKATAQQEHLPLDDPVVLSKTRQKIIKLAMDEDQYL from the coding sequence TTGCAGTTCGAGAACGTTGTTTTCCCCGGTGGCGTAGGTTTTAGATGTAAAGGATGCGGCCGATGCTGCAGAGAGCAACCCGCCGACGTCACCGGCGAGGAACGCCAACGCATCGAAAAAAGGGGATTCACCGATTTCCTCGACCTATGCGACCTGTCTGAGCCCCGTTTAATCCGCAGCCGCAAACAAGGCGGATGCTACTTCCTAACCCAAGCCAACCAATGCAAAATACAGGGCGTAAAACCCGCAATCTGCCACATAGTGCCCTTCATCGTTACAGATTGGGACTACACCAAAAACCAGATCGAAGTGGACCTGCCAGCTGACTGCGACTGCCCAGGCATCAACGGCACCGGCCAACTACCGCTTGAAGCCATAAGCAGAGCAGCCCAAACATACGTCCACGACACACAAAAAGCCACCGCACAACAAGAACACTTACCGCTAGATGACCCAGTGGTTCTCTCTAAAACACGCCAAAAAATAATAAAACTGGCAATGGACGAAGATCAATACCTATAA
- a CDS encoding DUF429 domain-containing protein: MSVVGLDLAGAEHRPTGFCILQDMQAQTCDLYSDQEIIQKTIAANPKIIAIDAPLSLPADRKTIEDRTGSHLRESDRALLKMGIKLFPLTLGPMRKLTVRGIRLRGVFEAGGFRVIEAYPGGAQDVLGIARKQRGIERLRAGLEALGILGLEGCRSDHELDAVTCAYVGKLFLEGDAVVYGGSKDGIVLPKRKV; the protein is encoded by the coding sequence ATGTCAGTTGTCGGGTTAGATTTAGCGGGCGCAGAGCATCGGCCAACAGGCTTCTGCATCCTCCAAGATATGCAAGCCCAGACCTGCGACCTATACAGTGACCAAGAAATCATCCAAAAAACCATCGCAGCCAACCCAAAAATCATAGCCATCGATGCCCCGCTTTCCCTGCCGGCAGACCGAAAAACTATCGAAGACCGCACCGGCAGTCACCTCCGCGAAAGCGACCGCGCACTGCTGAAGATGGGCATAAAACTTTTCCCCCTTACCTTGGGTCCCATGCGTAAATTAACCGTCCGAGGCATCAGGCTGCGGGGGGTCTTTGAGGCAGGGGGTTTTAGGGTTATCGAGGCGTATCCGGGTGGTGCACAGGATGTTTTAGGGATTGCGCGTAAGCAGCGGGGCATAGAGAGGCTTCGGGCGGGTCTTGAGGCGCTGGGTATCTTGGGGCTGGAGGGCTGCCGCAGCGACCATGAACTTGACGCGGTGACCTGCGCATATGTTGGCAAGCTGTTTTTGGAGGGGGATGCCGTGGTTTACGGCGGCTCCAAAGACGGCATTGTGCTGCCGAAAAGAAAAGTGTAG
- a CDS encoding N-acetyltransferase: MQIKQTTDADLNDILLVEREAFNKNEEADLTKDMLFDPTAQPLTSLLAYIDNQPAGHILFTSAHLTGNPHVKVSILAPLAVVPKFQRQGVGAALIKKGLEIIQQCEVDLVFVLGHPTYYPRCGFMRAGELGFEAFYPIPEKDADAWMVQQLRPNIIGSVSGKVIPCEALRKPEHWRE; encoded by the coding sequence ATGCAAATTAAACAAACCACCGACGCTGATCTAAACGACATACTACTAGTTGAGCGTGAAGCATTCAACAAAAACGAAGAAGCAGACCTGACCAAAGATATGCTATTTGACCCTACTGCCCAACCCCTTACCTCATTGTTAGCATATATAGACAACCAACCTGCAGGGCACATATTATTCACATCTGCCCACCTCACAGGCAACCCCCACGTTAAGGTCTCTATCTTGGCCCCCCTTGCTGTGGTTCCAAAATTTCAAAGACAAGGCGTCGGCGCTGCATTAATCAAAAAAGGATTAGAAATAATCCAACAATGCGAGGTAGATTTGGTTTTTGTGCTTGGGCATCCAACCTATTATCCCCGGTGTGGGTTCATGCGCGCTGGAGAATTGGGCTTTGAAGCCTTCTACCCGATTCCTGAAAAAGACGCTGATGCATGGATGGTTCAACAACTTCGCCCAAACATAATTGGCTCGGTTTCAGGTAAAGTGATACCCTGCGAGGCATTAAGGAAGCCTGAGCATTGGCGAGAATAA
- a CDS encoding DUF1922 domain-containing protein — translation MAPTTIVKCPKCSSYMLTGAKQKTKSCPSCGATVKLQNAPKIASANSAFEASEMLKKLKSERGFSR, via the coding sequence ATGGCGCCAACCACCATAGTGAAATGCCCAAAATGCAGCAGCTACATGCTTACAGGAGCAAAACAGAAAACCAAAAGCTGCCCCAGCTGCGGCGCAACCGTAAAGCTCCAAAATGCCCCTAAGATTGCATCGGCAAACAGCGCCTTTGAAGCCTCCGAGATGCTCAAAAAACTCAAAAGCGAACGAGGCTTTAGCCGCTAA
- a CDS encoding right-handed parallel beta-helix repeat-containing protein, translating into MITIAADGSVVGTDKISRDGDTYTLTANLTSPIVIERDNVVLVGNGYSILALNDLTRNQSAISFERKTHVVVTGFVIDAFCHAIESNSSLYCTFSNNTIRNAEKGILFNNCQYIWVAQNLITTTSYMAVHSSGSRNILISDNAIRDNFGAGVMFDVSSNSIKSGCVISGNLLVNNSRSPDVSYDNIGVQASYVNIVGNYIANARFEDYGNFNNITKNVFYDCGEAVWLLGSNCTFTENNFTKNHAVVYSAAVDLSNVFYCNNFINNSYLDRAAHISYDPTGPSWDNGTVGNYYNDYLTQNPAARINASTGTYDTPYTITEIYGPRFYKHDFYDNHPLVKPVEIPQVQTQAPEWLETSPVDSTDLGLAPFAVAIVLLAVLLIFKVHRQLKK; encoded by the coding sequence GTGATAACTATAGCCGCCGATGGCTCTGTGGTCGGCACTGACAAAATTAGCCGTGATGGCGACACTTACACGCTGACTGCAAACCTAACCTCCCCCATTGTTATAGAGCGGGATAATGTTGTTTTAGTGGGAAACGGTTACAGCATTTTAGCTTTGAATGATCTAACTAGGAATCAATCCGCGATTTCCTTTGAGCGCAAAACCCACGTTGTAGTCACGGGCTTTGTAATAGATGCTTTTTGCCACGCTATCGAATCAAATAGTTCCCTCTACTGCACCTTCTCCAATAACACCATTCGCAACGCAGAGAAAGGAATATTGTTCAACAATTGCCAATACATATGGGTAGCACAAAACCTCATCACAACAACCAGTTACATGGCAGTACATTCAAGTGGTTCAAGAAATATTTTGATTTCTGACAACGCCATACGAGACAACTTTGGCGCCGGCGTGATGTTTGATGTCTCCAGTAATTCAATCAAATCTGGCTGCGTTATCTCGGGGAACTTGCTGGTGAATAATTCTCGAAGCCCCGACGTCTCCTATGACAACATAGGCGTCCAAGCATCGTATGTAAACATAGTTGGGAACTACATCGCTAACGCGCGCTTTGAGGACTACGGCAACTTTAACAATATCACAAAAAATGTCTTCTATGATTGCGGTGAAGCCGTGTGGCTACTCGGAAGTAACTGTACTTTCACCGAGAATAATTTCACCAAAAATCATGCGGTCGTCTATTCCGCAGCTGTCGACCTAAGCAACGTGTTTTATTGCAACAATTTTATCAACAATTCTTATCTTGATAGGGCAGCGCATATTTCTTATGACCCCACTGGTCCAAGCTGGGATAATGGGACAGTCGGCAACTACTACAACGATTACTTAACCCAGAATCCAGCAGCCCGAATAAACGCCAGTACGGGAACCTACGATACCCCATATACAATTACCGAAATTTATGGTCCCCGATTCTATAAACACGACTTCTATGATAATCACCCCCTCGTCAAACCAGTAGAGATCCCTCAGGTTCAAACTCAGGCGCCTGAATGGCTAGAGACCTCCCCCGTAGATTCAACTGACCTTGGGCTGGCACCTTTCGCTGTTGCTATAGTTCTGCTGGCTGTTCTGCTAATTTTTAAAGTACATAGACAGCTAAAAAAATGA
- a CDS encoding TATA-box-binding protein, with the protein MSKRKPIISIQNIVASVSLNQKIDLQKIVEKFPQTEYNPSVFPGLVFRLKKPKTATLIFGTGKMVCTGAKSEKESRSAVEKVVKELRGEGIQITEKPIVNIQNIVASAELGGEIDLESLVYKLSRVMYEPEQFPGAVYRMDEPKVVFLIFSAGKLVCVGAKKEEQVYEAVDKIQQLLEEKELIYYPS; encoded by the coding sequence ATGAGTAAACGAAAACCCATCATAAGCATCCAAAACATTGTCGCTTCAGTGTCACTTAACCAGAAAATTGACTTACAGAAAATCGTCGAGAAATTCCCCCAGACAGAGTACAACCCCTCTGTTTTCCCAGGCCTTGTCTTCCGACTAAAAAAACCCAAAACCGCCACCCTCATCTTCGGCACAGGCAAAATGGTCTGCACAGGCGCAAAATCAGAAAAAGAAAGCCGTAGCGCAGTCGAGAAAGTCGTTAAGGAACTACGCGGCGAAGGCATCCAAATCACCGAGAAACCAATCGTTAACATCCAAAACATCGTGGCGTCAGCGGAACTGGGCGGAGAAATCGACCTTGAAAGCTTAGTGTACAAACTCAGCCGAGTCATGTATGAACCTGAGCAGTTCCCGGGTGCAGTCTACCGCATGGATGAACCCAAAGTGGTCTTCCTTATCTTCAGCGCAGGCAAACTGGTCTGTGTCGGCGCAAAGAAGGAAGAGCAGGTCTATGAGGCAGTCGACAAGATCCAGCAGCTTCTCGAAGAAAAAGAACTCATCTATTACCCCTCTTAA
- a CDS encoding winged helix-turn-helix domain-containing protein: protein MSFNRKRDRIQIIAEILGQCRSPQTQTYVRRQTNLSYDVLQSCIMQLLVRQWLRQVEDENGQKRYVTTPKGMVFLEKWFELLQLAGVSKRPKLSVPLPDLAAINASFR from the coding sequence TTGTCTTTTAATAGGAAACGCGATAGAATACAGATTATAGCCGAGATTTTAGGTCAATGCCGCAGCCCTCAAACGCAAACCTACGTTAGACGACAAACCAACCTATCCTACGATGTCCTTCAAAGCTGCATCATGCAACTGTTAGTGAGACAGTGGCTAAGGCAGGTAGAGGATGAGAACGGCCAAAAAAGGTACGTGACAACCCCCAAGGGCATGGTTTTTCTGGAAAAATGGTTTGAGCTCTTGCAGCTTGCAGGAGTCAGTAAAAGACCAAAGCTTTCTGTGCCGCTGCCTGATTTAGCAGCCATCAATGCGTCTTTCCGCTGA
- a CDS encoding dihydrodipicolinate reductase, translating to MRVGLFGFGRAGKAVATVLLQNEEVFLCWVIRKTKNLQHRSVPEFLGINRDEEEQGLIFSKDEWTPERLFDEHPVDAIIDFSSADAIHYYGPEAAKRGIAIVTAISAYPADTVPFIKKLGQKTKVLWSPNITVGINFLMLAAKILKAIAPYTDVELIEEHFKTKKEVSGTAIKISETLDLPPADIKSIRAGGIVGRHEIIFGFPHQTVRLIHESIQREAFGNGALFAAKNLVCREKRGFYTMEDLLLPYFNLK from the coding sequence ATGAGAGTGGGACTTTTTGGATTTGGACGAGCAGGCAAAGCGGTCGCAACGGTGCTCCTGCAGAACGAAGAAGTGTTCCTCTGCTGGGTAATTAGGAAAACAAAGAATCTGCAGCATAGATCTGTCCCTGAATTTTTAGGGATCAACAGAGACGAGGAGGAACAAGGGTTAATCTTCTCAAAAGACGAGTGGACCCCCGAGCGACTCTTCGATGAGCACCCCGTCGACGCCATAATCGACTTCTCCTCCGCAGACGCCATACACTACTATGGACCGGAAGCAGCTAAACGAGGCATAGCAATCGTAACTGCAATCTCAGCGTACCCCGCTGACACAGTGCCATTTATCAAAAAATTAGGGCAAAAAACAAAGGTTCTATGGTCCCCAAACATCACCGTGGGCATCAATTTTCTGATGCTGGCAGCTAAAATCCTAAAAGCCATCGCGCCATACACAGACGTGGAGCTGATTGAAGAACACTTCAAAACAAAAAAAGAGGTTTCTGGCACCGCCATAAAAATCTCTGAAACCCTGGATTTGCCGCCAGCCGACATAAAGTCAATTCGGGCAGGCGGAATCGTGGGAAGACACGAAATCATCTTCGGATTCCCCCATCAGACCGTCCGCTTAATCCATGAATCCATCCAAAGAGAAGCCTTCGGCAACGGAGCCCTATTTGCCGCCAAAAACTTGGTATGCCGAGAAAAAAGGGGCTTCTACACCATGGAGGACCTGCTGCTTCCCTACTTTAACCTAAAATAA
- a CDS encoding ornithine cyclodeaminase family protein (catalyzes the interconversion of alanine and pyruvate) → MTDNQVKDLLTMPEVISQVESAFKQKASGHVQMPAKAYLTYRKYNGDLRTMPSYLEELDVSAVKLVNVHPDNHSKFNLPTVMATVTLFDPANGFPLAIMGGTTLTDMRTGAAGGVAAKFLAKKNSKTVALIGAGAQSRTQLMALFEVFKKFEEIRIWSRHTATEQVFLADAEKKYGHLCKFILEKNVDKTVEGADIVVTATPSREPLVSDDMIAEGTHINTIGADAFGKEELDPLILKRSKFVIDDWEQISHTGQIDVPLMLRDNIITREDVWAEIGEVVSGMKAGRTSDEEITVFVSTGLAVQDAVTAKIAYDKALKKGIGSFVKIV, encoded by the coding sequence TTGACCGATAACCAAGTAAAAGACCTTCTTACGATGCCCGAAGTAATCAGTCAAGTCGAGTCAGCGTTTAAGCAAAAGGCAAGCGGGCACGTGCAGATGCCGGCAAAAGCTTACCTTACCTACAGAAAATACAATGGCGACCTACGCACTATGCCAAGCTATCTTGAAGAACTCGACGTATCAGCCGTCAAACTGGTAAACGTTCACCCTGACAATCACTCCAAGTTTAATTTGCCCACAGTCATGGCTACAGTTACACTGTTTGATCCTGCAAACGGCTTTCCCCTGGCTATAATGGGTGGAACAACCCTGACTGATATGCGAACAGGCGCAGCGGGGGGTGTAGCCGCTAAATTCCTTGCCAAGAAGAACTCTAAAACCGTTGCGTTAATTGGGGCGGGCGCTCAATCACGAACTCAGTTGATGGCTCTGTTTGAAGTATTCAAGAAATTCGAGGAAATAAGAATCTGGAGCCGACATACTGCAACCGAACAGGTTTTTTTGGCAGATGCCGAGAAAAAATACGGTCACTTATGCAAGTTCATTTTGGAAAAAAATGTAGACAAAACAGTGGAGGGGGCAGACATCGTCGTCACAGCCACTCCTTCGAGGGAGCCCCTGGTTTCAGACGACATGATAGCGGAGGGAACACATATTAACACCATCGGCGCAGACGCCTTCGGCAAAGAAGAACTCGATCCGCTTATTTTGAAACGCAGCAAATTCGTAATCGACGATTGGGAGCAAATATCCCATACCGGTCAAATCGATGTGCCGCTGATGCTTAGAGATAACATAATCACACGGGAGGATGTGTGGGCTGAAATCGGCGAAGTAGTCTCAGGGATGAAGGCAGGAAGAACCTCCGATGAGGAAATCACAGTTTTTGTCTCCACCGGCTTGGCGGTTCAGGATGCAGTTACGGCTAAAATCGCTTATGATAAAGCATTAAAGAAGGGAATCGGCAGCTTCGTAAAGATAGTGTAA
- a CDS encoding MTH938/NDUFAF3 family protein, translating to MKTLVLESEFGSIEVNGEKYENDIIIHDDGTVTKRKKKLSKDLKALYGHTPLSEHELSFLEQEKYDALYIGTGHQAALPLTPQAQKLLAEKNAQIMSTPELVEKINGETGKFVAIIHVTC from the coding sequence ATGAAAACGTTGGTATTGGAATCAGAGTTCGGCTCCATAGAGGTAAACGGCGAAAAATACGAAAACGACATCATCATCCATGATGACGGAACAGTGACCAAGCGGAAAAAGAAGCTATCCAAAGACCTAAAAGCCCTCTACGGCCACACGCCCCTCTCAGAACATGAACTGTCCTTTCTGGAACAGGAAAAATATGATGCCCTATACATCGGCACCGGACATCAAGCGGCTTTGCCCCTAACGCCTCAGGCACAGAAACTACTTGCGGAAAAAAACGCCCAGATAATGTCCACGCCTGAACTGGTAGAGAAAATAAATGGGGAAACGGGAAAGTTTGTGGCTATTATCCATGTAACCTGCTAG
- a CDS encoding AAA family ATPase — protein sequence MKRVILITGTPCVGKTTVAKALAAKLNAQYINLTEFAKANGLIESEDKERCTLVIKEEQMQQQLGKAIDDSESSIIIVDGHYASAIAPTEHVANVFVLRRNPKELKAFMQKRGYSGTKLWENLQAEIIDVCLGEAVQVHAGRVCELDVTGKPVEVVVEEIVEVLEKHRTCMVGAIDWMGLLEAEGILDEYLKVDVT from the coding sequence ATGAAACGTGTTATCCTCATCACTGGCACACCCTGCGTGGGCAAAACCACCGTTGCCAAAGCCTTAGCCGCCAAACTCAACGCGCAATACATAAACCTCACCGAATTCGCCAAAGCAAATGGCCTTATTGAAAGCGAAGACAAAGAGCGATGCACCCTTGTCATCAAAGAGGAGCAGATGCAGCAGCAACTAGGCAAAGCCATAGATGATTCAGAAAGCAGCATCATCATCGTTGATGGACACTACGCAAGCGCCATAGCCCCCACTGAGCATGTTGCAAACGTTTTTGTCCTAAGAAGAAACCCCAAAGAACTCAAAGCCTTCATGCAAAAACGCGGCTACAGCGGCACCAAGCTCTGGGAGAACCTGCAGGCAGAAATCATCGACGTATGCCTAGGCGAAGCTGTACAGGTGCATGCGGGAAGAGTCTGTGAACTCGACGTAACCGGCAAACCCGTCGAGGTGGTTGTGGAGGAAATCGTTGAGGTGCTTGAGAAACATCGAACATGCATGGTTGGCGCCATCGATTGGATGGGACTGCTTGAGGCAGAAGGCATCCTTGATGAGTACCTAAAAGTTGATGTTACCTGA